From the Solanum stenotomum isolate F172 chromosome 4, ASM1918654v1, whole genome shotgun sequence genome, one window contains:
- the LOC125861486 gene encoding uncharacterized protein LOC125861486, producing MKDVVRKEVIKWMDARIVYPISDSKWVSHVQCLPKKGGMNVVTNDKNELIPKRTVTGWRICMDYRKLNEATIKDHYPMPFTDQMLDRLAGHEYYYFLDGYSVVAIAFQVVPPRKRPDAPLIFLFAFTTFFRILVLGLSPGNRELIDRLMSGGRDKYSYETATKFLDLVAKTNKDTEKDQHLIIFLGQMNNLPQKIEELEVMSKEKSQCRLPNEQGRSMDIENKHIEDMLLTNLQKLNEQDRVLEKIRENVDALNQMSSSHSRSIQLIKTLLGHIMPDVR from the exons ATGAAGGATGTGGTAAGGAAAGAAGTAATCAAGTGGATGGATGCAAGGATAGTGTACCCCATATCAGATAGCAAATGGGTGAGTCATGTACAATGTTTGCCCAAAAAGGGAGGTATGAATGTGGTGACAAATGATAAGAATGAACTGATTCCCAAAAGGACAGTAACTGGATGGCGTATTTGCATGGATTATCGAAAGCTAAATGAGGCCACCATAAAGGACCATTACCCTATGCCTTTCACTGATCAAATGTTAGACAGACTGGCAGGGCATgagtattattattttctgGATGGCTACTCAG TTGTTGCTATTGCTTTTCAAGTCGTTCCTCCTCGAAAGAGACCTGATGCTCCTTTAATTTTCCTTTTTGCTTTCACAACATTCTTTAGAATTCTCGTTCT GGGTTTAAGTCCCGGAAATAGAGAGTTAATCGATCGACTTATGTCAGGCGGTCGCGATAAATACTCCTATGAGACCGCAACCAAATTCCTTGACCTCGTGGCTAAAACCAACAAGGATACTGAGAAGGACCAGCATTTAATCATTTTTCTAGGTCAGATGAACAACTTGCCCCAAAAGATCGAGGAACTGGAAGTGATGTCCAAAGAGAAGAGCCAATGCAGACTACCTAATGAGCAGGGTAGATCAATGGACATTGAAAATAAACATATCGAAGATATGTTATTAACCAACCTTCAAAAGCTAAATGAGCAAGATAGAGTGCTTGAGAAGATTAGAGAAAATGTAGACGCGCTAAATCAGATGAGCAGTTCTCACTCTAGATCTATCCAACTAATTAAAACTCTCTTGGGTCACATAATGCCTGATGTCCGTTAG